The Endozoicomonas sp. 4G DNA segment GATGCGATTGCCTGTGAGCTGGTAGAGACCTTTATGAAAAAGGTGGCATCACACAAAATTTACCGTGATGCGATCCCAACCCAGTCTATCCTGACTATTACCTCTAACGTGGTTTATGGTAAGAAGACCGGTAATACGCCAGATGGTCGTCGTGCAGGCCAACCATTTGGTCCGGGCGCTAATCCAATGCATGGTCGTGATACCAGTGGTGCGGTAGCGTCACTAAGCTCTGTGGCTAAACTGCCATTCTCTTATGCGAAAGACGGTATTTCCTATACCTTTTCTATTGTGCCAAAAGCACTGGGTAAGGATGAACTCGGTCGTCGTCGCAATCTGGTGGGTCTGATGGATGGTTACTTCCATCATGAGGTTGAGCGGGAAGGTGGTCAGCACCTGAACGTGAATGTTATGAACCGTGAGATGCTGGAAGATGCTGTGGAAAATCCAGACAAGTATCCTTCACTGACCATTCGCGTATCCGGCTACGCCGTTCGTTTTAACTCTTTGACCCCCGAGCAACAAAGAGACGTCATTGCTCGAACCTTTACAGCAACTCTGTAATTTTTTTGGGTATTGAGTGAAGGAAGGCCGGCACTATGCCGGCCTTCTTTATGGGATTTTTCCGAGCTTTTGGTATTCGTCTATTTGAGTTGAGGTCAGTTATGGCAATTGGACGCGTTCATTCCATGGATTCATTCGGAACCGTCGATGGCCCCGGTATCCGCTATGTGGTCTTTATGCAGGGCTGCCTGATGCGATGCCGCTATTGTCACAACCGGGACACCTGGGATCTTCGTGAAGGTGGGGAGCTGAAAAGTCACGAAGAAGTGTTTCGGGAAATCAAAAAAGTTAAAAACTTTCTTTCAGGCGGCGTGACGGTAACCGGCGGTGAGCCTATTTTGCAGGCTGATTTTGTCGCCGACCTGTTTGCAGAGTGTCGTAAGGAAGGTATTCATACTTGTCTGGATACCAATGGTTTTGCCAAGCACATTAACGACGATGTTATACGTCTGTTAAACAATACTGATCTTGTGCTGCTGGATATTAAGCACATGGATGAAGAAATGCATCATAAGTTGACCTATGTCACCGGCAGCCATACTCAGCATTTTGCGCACTATCTGGCAGAGATTAACAAGCCGGTCTGGATTCGATATGTCGTCGTCGATGGTTATACGATTGACCCACAGTACGCTGGTATGTTGGCTGAGTTTATTGAACCCATGAAGAACGTTGAGAAGGTTGAGATACTGCCTTACCACAGTCTGGGGGTGCATAAATGGAACTTATTAAACGACACTTATGAGTTGGAAAAGGTAACTCCTCCTACTCAGGAGCAGCTTGAACGGATCCGGGATGAGTTTACTTCGAGAGGGATTGTGGCGGCCTATTAAGAAAGGAAGTTGAGCTGGCAATGGCCTTGCCGACAAGGGCAAGGCCATGGAATCAGGTGTTAGTTAAATAACCTGTTTTCCTGTTCCTGAACGAGAATAAAAGTAGTTCGCTTGGTCAGCTCTTTCAGGGTTGCCGCGCCTACGTAGGTGCAGGTGGAGCGAACGCCGCCGAGAATGTCCTGCACAGTGCCTTCGACAGGGCCGCGATAAGGAATCTTAACGGTTTTGCCTTCAGGAGCACGGTAATTAGCCACTCCGCCAGAGTGCTTGTCCATAGCTGTTTCAGAACTCATTCCGTAGAACAGTTTGAATTTCTCGCCGTCTTCTTCCACTTCTTCGCCAGCGGATTCGTCGTGACCGGCAAACATGCCGCCAATCATGACAAAGTCGGCACCACCGCCAAAGGCTTTGGCAACGTCGCCTGCACAGGTGCAGCCACCGTCAGAGATAATCTGACCACCAACACCGTGAGCGGCGTCAGCGCATTCGATGGTAGCAGACAGCTGTGGGTAGCCAACACCGGTTTTCACACGGGTGGTACATACGGAACCGGGTCCGATGCCTACCTTAACGATGTCAGCACCTTTCAGAATCAGTTCTTCAACCATTTCACCGGTGACGACGTTACCGGCAATAATGACCTTATTGGGGTGATGCTTACGAACTTTGGCAACATATCGAACAAAGTGTTCGGAGTAGCCATTGGCAACATCAATGCAAATAAAACGCAGGTTGTCGCTTAGTGCCAGGATGTCGTTGAGTTTGGTGAAGTCAGCATCAGATGTGCCGCTGCTCACCATGACATGGTTTTCAATGCCAGCAGGTGCGTTGTCCAGGAATGCCCGCCATTCTTCGATGGTGTAGTGTTTGTGCACGGCGGTCAGCATCTTGTGCTCGGCCAGTGCCAGGGCAATAGAGAAAGTGCCTACGGTGTCCATATTGGCAGCAATGACAGGGACGCCAGTCCACTCCTGACTGGTGTGAATAAATTTGAAGGTACGTTCCAGGCTGACCTGGGACCGGCTCTTCAGGGTTGAACGCTTGGGTCTGAACAGAACATCTTTAAAACCCAGCTTGATATCAGCTTCAACACGCATAACTTTCCCGTTAGACCTTTTTACAGGTTAAAGACTTTTTACAGGTTAAAGACTAGTTTTCAGATTAAGGACTTAGTCTTCGACAGGTGGATGACAAGGGAAGTGTACAAGCGGCAGGATTTTGGAGGCTCCTATAAGAGACCGGTGACCCGGAAAGCGCACGCACTTTCTATGCCTATACCGGGCGATTATACAAAAACAGATATTGAGGTCAAAGGTGGGTTTTCCGAAGCGTGTTTTCAGGTGGGGTGTTCCCTCGCAGATCGAGGGAACGAGTTGCCGGGGAGGCTAATCAATCAAATCCTGAATCTTGGTTTTAATCAGGTCAATAGCAATCCTGTTCTTGCCCCCGTGGGGAATGATCAGGTCGGCGTGCTGGCGGGCAGGCTCAATAAATTGCAGGAACATGGGGCGTACTGTTTCCAGATATTGCCTGATGACCGAATCCACATCACGGCCTCGTTCGACAATATCCCGCTTCAGTCGTCTGATCAGGCAGATGTCCAGTGGCGTGTCCATATAGAAACGAAGGTCAAAGGTCTCCCGGACCTGCGGACAAGTAAACAACAGAATGCCTTCAATCAAAATAACCCGGGCAGGTAGAACCCTGCGGGTCTCCTGTTTACGGTTATGCACGGTGTAATCGTACAGTGGCACATCCACCGTCTGACCTTCTTTCAACTGCTGCATGTGCGCCAGCATCAGGTCATGATCCATAGAATCGGGATGGTCATAGTTTGTCTGAACCCTTTGCTTCATGGTCATGTGCGTCTGATCTTTGTAGTAAGAATCTTCAGAGATGACGCACACATGCTGGGACTGAAGCTCTTCGACCAGTGTATTGGCCAGCAGGCTTTTACCGGAAGCGGAGGCACCGGCAATGCCCACCAGGATAGTTTTTTGTTTCAGCATTTATACTCCATTACCGGTCTCTATCGACAGGTTGAGGGCGACCCTGTTCATCAATGGCCACAAAGGTGAAGATGCCTTCCGTCACTTTAATACGTTGCTGATGACAAGGCATTTTCGTGATCCAGACTTCCAGTCTGATTCGCATAGAGGTGGTGCCAACGCGAAGAATTTCGGCATAACAACAGACGACATCACCAACTTGCACCGGCTGGTGAAAGGACATGGATTCAATGGCGACCGTCGAAATCCGGCTGAAACTTCTCTGCTTGGCAGCAATACCACCGGCAATATCCATTTGTGACAATAGCCAGCCACCGAAAATATCACCGTTAGGATTGGTGTCTGCGGGCATGGCGAGCGTTCTGAGCATCAGCTCGCCTCGTGGCTCGAGCATGAGGGGATCTCCAGTGAGCACGAAAAAAATCTGGCGCAAATCCTAAAAGCCTTGGTCGGCCATGTAAACAATAAGTCGCACATTTTATGACGTTTTCCCTTGAATAGAATATTATTCTGCCCCGTGATGTTTTTGATTGATATAAGGATGCTATGAGCACTCGAACTCTCTCTAACCCAAGCCAGCTGGTGATTCGTAACAGTGAATGGCTGAGCTGTAATAAAATGCTTGTGCTGGGGATGCCCGCTGATGGGCTGGGAAGAGAAATGCTTCAGGAAGGCATTACAGAACAAATCTGTGGGCTGACCCGGGACTTTGCCGTCTACAGAACCCTTAACAAAGACTGGTCTGAAAACAGCCAGTTGACGCTTCACTACGGGCCTGTGGTGGAACCGACAGCAGACCGGTTTGATGGCGTGCTGATTTTCCTGCAAAAGAGCAAACCGCTGATGGATTTCTGGTTGGCAATGATTACACCTTTATTAAAAGAGGAGGCTGTCGTCTGGCTGACAGGTGAGAACAATGAAGGCATCAAGTCCTGGCGCAAACGACTGAGGCAGCATTTTTCTGAAGTTAAAAATATGGATAACGCTCGTCACTGTAGTCTGATCGAAGCTTCAGGAGTTCTGAACAATGACACCGAATTTTCTGAGTCTGATCATTACAGTGCCTATGAGCTCAACGTTCGTGGCATCACTTTACCTCTATTCTCGCTGCCCGGAGTATTCAGTCATGGACGTGTTGATGTGGGCACAGCCGTTCTTCTCGATACGTTTGAGAACTGCACGGCCAGACGGGTTCTCGATTTTGGTTGTGGTGCTGGCGTGGTAGCCGCTTTTCTTGGACAGCTGAATTCCGATGCTCATTATACGCTGGTGGACTCCGACGCCCTGGCTCTGGAAAGTTCATCTCGTACCCTGCAGGAAAATAACGTAAAGCATTTTAATGTGTTGGCCAGTGATGGTTTATCTGAAATCAGTGGCGAGTTCGACCTGATTGTTTCCAACCCTCCTTTTCATCAGGGGGTTAAGACCCATTATGCCGTGACGGAACAGTTTCTTGCCCGCTCTGCTGACTTGCTGAAG contains these protein-coding regions:
- the pflA gene encoding pyruvate formate-lyase-activating protein produces the protein MAIGRVHSMDSFGTVDGPGIRYVVFMQGCLMRCRYCHNRDTWDLREGGELKSHEEVFREIKKVKNFLSGGVTVTGGEPILQADFVADLFAECRKEGIHTCLDTNGFAKHINDDVIRLLNNTDLVLLDIKHMDEEMHHKLTYVTGSHTQHFAHYLAEINKPVWIRYVVVDGYTIDPQYAGMLAEFIEPMKNVEKVEILPYHSLGVHKWNLLNDTYELEKVTPPTQEQLERIRDEFTSRGIVAAY
- a CDS encoding class I SAM-dependent methyltransferase, which produces MSTRTLSNPSQLVIRNSEWLSCNKMLVLGMPADGLGREMLQEGITEQICGLTRDFAVYRTLNKDWSENSQLTLHYGPVVEPTADRFDGVLIFLQKSKPLMDFWLAMITPLLKEEAVVWLTGENNEGIKSWRKRLRQHFSEVKNMDNARHCSLIEASGVLNNDTEFSESDHYSAYELNVRGITLPLFSLPGVFSHGRVDVGTAVLLDTFENCTARRVLDFGCGAGVVAAFLGQLNSDAHYTLVDSDALALESSSRTLQENNVKHFNVLASDGLSEISGEFDLIVSNPPFHQGVKTHYAVTEQFLARSADLLKKGGELRIVANSFLRYEPIIKQAFGDCKTLVVKNGFSIYQAFKR
- the udk gene encoding uridine kinase, which codes for MLKQKTILVGIAGASASGKSLLANTLVEELQSQHVCVISEDSYYKDQTHMTMKQRVQTNYDHPDSMDHDLMLAHMQQLKEGQTVDVPLYDYTVHNRKQETRRVLPARVILIEGILLFTCPQVRETFDLRFYMDTPLDICLIRRLKRDIVERGRDVDSVIRQYLETVRPMFLQFIEPARQHADLIIPHGGKNRIAIDLIKTKIQDLID
- the yciA gene encoding acyl-CoA thioester hydrolase YciA, coding for MLEPRGELMLRTLAMPADTNPNGDIFGGWLLSQMDIAGGIAAKQRSFSRISTVAIESMSFHQPVQVGDVVCCYAEILRVGTTSMRIRLEVWITKMPCHQQRIKVTEGIFTFVAIDEQGRPQPVDRDR
- a CDS encoding GMP reductase; this translates as MRVEADIKLGFKDVLFRPKRSTLKSRSQVSLERTFKFIHTSQEWTGVPVIAANMDTVGTFSIALALAEHKMLTAVHKHYTIEEWRAFLDNAPAGIENHVMVSSGTSDADFTKLNDILALSDNLRFICIDVANGYSEHFVRYVAKVRKHHPNKVIIAGNVVTGEMVEELILKGADIVKVGIGPGSVCTTRVKTGVGYPQLSATIECADAAHGVGGQIISDGGCTCAGDVAKAFGGGADFVMIGGMFAGHDESAGEEVEEDGEKFKLFYGMSSETAMDKHSGGVANYRAPEGKTVKIPYRGPVEGTVQDILGGVRSTCTYVGAATLKELTKRTTFILVQEQENRLFN